In the genome of Egibacteraceae bacterium, the window GCTGGCACTGGGACGGGCGACGGCAGCCTCAAGCAAGCCAGCATCGCGTACCTCCACCGCGGGCAGAACACGCTCCGCGATGTGGATAAGGTCCTCAACGTCGAGGAGGATCAACGTCCGAGACGCTCGAGCGCCTCGGCGTACCGAGGAAGTTGCTCGTCGAGCACCTCGTCCAGCAGCTCTCGTCTGCTTGTCCGTTCGATGTACTCACGCACCGCCTGGCGTGCTACCTCTTGCATGGAGCGGCCTTCCCGTGCTGCACGGCGCCGGAGCGCTTCGGCGTCCTGCTCGTCCAGCCGCAAGGTCATGGCCATATAGAAACGGTATCACGACTGATACCAGCTCGTCGTGCTCGCGCCCGCAGCAGCAGCGCCGACGCGACGGCGCGGGGCTTGCGGGTACCGACCACGGTCCAACGTCCCCGCGACCCGCTCGTGACTTCGGACCATGCCGGGTTGTGCCGCGGTCGAGGTGCTGACGGTGGCGTCACCCTCCGTAGCCACCGATGAGACCGAGTGATCGCCTCCGGACCGACGCAAGACGCGCGGGGCCTCCTGCGATCTTGGCGGCAGTGCCCGACAGACGCGCGATATCGCCCGGGACGAGCGTAGTGTGCTGACATGTGCTCGGGCGTCCAGCTAACTGACTAACGGGCGTTCCGCGGTGGGTGATCTCCCGCCGCACCGCCGCACCGCCGCCCGGGCCACCCGGGTTCGTGAGGGACAGGGGCCCGCCAGGGTGCAGATGGGACGGGACGTGAAACCGTGTGACGTCCGCTGGCAGCGACCATCCCTGCAGCGGTCAACCTCGTATAGCCGCCGAGTGCGGCCAGAGACTCGGGCGCTTGATCGACCGAAGGAGGTGTTGATGACGTAATCGAGTCGCAAGGTCAGGTCAGGTCAGCCAGCCGGTGTAAGTCCGGTCCGGGGAGACACCTGGGTCCCTGGTAGCAATACCCCGGCGTCGGTCGCAAGGCCGCAGTCGTCGAAGCGGGGTGGCGCAACCGACCGGTCCGCAACGTGAGTGAAGCCTGAGCAAGCGTCGTAATCTCCGCCCGCCGCAAGGCGGACACGTGGGGATGCCGAGCCGCTGGCGCGGCGGTGAAGGCCACGGAAGACGTCGTTGGTCCAGGAGCCGACGTAGATGGATCCTCCGGCGCAAGGGGCGTGGAACGGTCGAAGGGTTGGCCTGGCAACTGGGGAGGCCCTCCAAGGCCCCGCCGCTGTGGGCGGCGGGAAGCGATGCGGCGCCTATAACCGGCAGAACCGGGAAGTGGCGCGGCGGCCGGCGGCCGCGGAGAGAGTCGGAGGGGGCCGTAGTACTGGTGATCTGGCGGACAGCACAACCGTCGGGGAGGGAAAAGCCCCTTCTTCATCGGGCCGCCAGCGGCCGAACCACAGCTCGTGGCCGGTCGCCAGCGGCGCGGTTGTGGCGGCCGCTTCGGCGGTGGCGAACGCACGGGCTAGGCCCAGCGGGGTGAAGACCCGGTCGTGCAGCACCTCGGCGAACCTGTGACCGGTGACCTGCTCGACGATGGCGGCGAGCAGCGTGGGACCGCGTTTGCTGTACTCCCAGAGCTCACCAGAGGCGGCGGCGAGCTGTTGGACATCAGGTCGCGGACACGCCACTGGAGCGCGTCGGGCGGGTCGTGGACCTCGACGGCGCCGACGCCGCCGACGGACGTGCGCAGCCCGGCGGTGTGGGTGAGGGGCTGCTCGACGGTCGCTGCCTCGAACCCTGCGGGGGGACGCTCGGCGAGGCGGGCCCGGTGAGGCCACACCGGCTCGTCCCAGCCCAGCTGTCGATGCCCGCGGACACGTCGCTGCGCACCTCCGCTGAGCAGGTGTCCGCCGCTGCAGCACCGCTCCACAAACAGCAACCGAGCAGCGCGACATGCAGCGCCCACCCGGACGCTCACGTGGCCGCGACGGCTCGAGGCCGGCGAGCCGGACGAGGCGCCGGCCCGCGGCGACATGGAACCCGGCGAAGGCGAACACGCCGACGGCTGCCAGGTCCGTGACGCCGGCGAGGACGGCTGCGGCGGCGGCGAGCCCGAGCACACCGAGCGCGATCGTCGGTCTGCTGACGCCCCGCTTGAACCCTGGTGCGGCGCGCATGGTAGAGCTCGGCGAGCGGTGCGGTCGCAACGTGTGGGATCGCCCCGGCGCCGAGCAGGCCGAGGCCGAGGACGCTCAGTCCGAACAGGTGCCGGGCTCGTCGCTCGCAGTGCCCGGTGCAGGGGCGTGGACGATCCACAACAACAGGACGGCGAGGTAAAGGGTGTTCTCGACCATCCGGGCCGGCCAGATGTCGGCGAAGGCGGTGAGCGACCGCTCAGGGGTGATGTCCATCCCCACGAATACGGCGACCACAACGAATGTGACGAGCATGAGGATGCTGCCGGCGACGCCGGCGCGGCCTCCGCAGCGCAGGATGCTGTCGTGTCGGGGTTGGGTGCGGGTGGGGCGCGGGTCATGCATCGAGGGCCTCCTTCATCCGCATGGGGCGACGATGACGGCGGCAGGCATCCCGCACATCAGCCTGCGGGCTCGACCTGTCCTGGCTGCAAGGAGGGCGTGAATCTCGTTCTTTCGGCTGATCCGCTGCGTCCCCGGGTTCCCTACGATCCGGTGATGGTCAGCCACGTACTGCGGACGCTTTGGGTCGAACAGCGCCCCGCGGCGCCACCCGCGCGGAACTGGCGGGACTGGACACTCACCGGGGGGCTCATGGCGGGCTCGGTGTCGAGCTCGCGTTGCGCGCCGACCGGTCGTGGGCCCCCCTCGTGCTGGGGACCAGTTTGGTGATCGCGGCCTCGCTGCTGTGGCGGCGCACCCACCCGCTGGCCGCGGTCGCCGTGGCGTTCGGCACGGTCATCGCGTTCGACCTCGCGCGCATCCTCACCCTCGACGCGACCGGGCTGATGAGCATCGCAGGACTGCTCGTGCTCCCCTACGCGCTGCTGCGGTGGGCTCAGGTCGCGAGGCCGCAACCGGGCTCGGGGTGATCCTCGTCTGGCTTGTCGTCACCCACCTCGCCGACCCAACCGAGACCGGCGAGGTGGTGGCGGGCTATGGGTTCTTCCTGTTCTCCGCAGCGCTCGGCGCGTCCATCCGCTTCCACGCCAACACCCGGGCCCGCGACATCGAGCAGGCCAAGCTGCGGGAGCGCAACGCGCTCGCCCGCGAGCTCCACGACGCCGTCGGTCACCACGTGTCCGCGATCGCCATACAGGCGCAGGCCGGCCGGAGCGTCGCCGCGACTCAACCTGACCGTGCCGTCGCTGCGTTGGCGACCATCCAGGAGGCGGCGTCACGGACGCTGGCGGAGATGCGCGCCCTCGTGGGCGTCCTGCGCGACGGAGCCGAGCCTGACCTCGCGCCCCCGGCGGGGGCGGTGGAAATCGCACGGCTCGCCCGCGGCGACGCCGCCGGCCCTCGGGTCGACGTGCAGCTGCCGGACGACCTCGGTGACCTCAGCCCCTCGGTCGGCGTCGCGCTGTACCGGCTCGCCCAGGAGTCGGTCACCAACGCACTGCGCCACGCCCGCGCCGCGAGCCTGGTCATCGTCCGGGTCACCGACGAGGGTGAGCAGGTTCGCCTGACCATCCGCGACGACGGCGCCCTGACCACGCCGGCGCCGGCGGGCTTCGGCATCGTCGGCATGACCGAGCGGGTGACGCTGCTCGGCGGGAGCCTGCGGGCAGGTCCCGGCCGAGGCGGCGGCTGGACGGTGGACGCGGTCCTGCCAAAGCGCGGGGTGCCGTCGTGACGGTCAGGGTGCTCGTCGCCGATGACCAGGACATCGTCCGCGCAGGGCTGGTGATGCTCCTCGACGCCCAACCGGACATCGAGGTCGTCGGCGAGGCAGCCGACGGCCGCCACGCAGTCGCCCTTGCTCGTCAACTCCGGCCTGACGTGTGCCTGCTCGACATCCGCATGCCCGATGGACGGCATCGAGGCGACCCGCCAGCTCGCCGGCCCCGCCGTCGCCGATCCGCTGGCGGTCATCGTCATAACCACGTTCGACCTTGACGAGTACGTCCACGCTGCATTGGAGGCCGGCGCCCGCGGGTTCCTGCTCAAGGACGCCGGACCCGACCTGCTGACCCAGGCCATCCTCGCCGCCGCCGACGGAGGCGCGCTCATCGCCCCGAGCATCACCGCACGACTGCTCGCCGCGTTCGCGGACGCCGCACGACAACCGCCCCCACAGCCGCTCGAGCCGCTCACAGCCCGCGAGGAAGAGGTGCTTCTCACCGTCGCTCGCGGCTGGACCAACCACGAGATCGCAGACGAACTGCAGATCAGCGTCAGCACCGTCAAGACCCACCTCGCTGCGCTCATGCGCAAGCTCCGCGCACGCAACCGGTCGAAATCGCCATGTGGGCATACGAGGCCGGCCGCATGGAAGGGGTAGCCCCCGGGCGCTCGTCTAGACGACTTCCCCCGGAGGGCGTAGGGCTGCAGAGGAATCGGGTGAGAACGCCCGGCCGCTGGTAGCGCCCGAAGCGCCCACGAGGTGAGCAGCGGCGCGGCTTGCGCGGCGGGTGGGCTCTGCCCGGACTTCATGCGCTGGCCCCCGCACCGCCCCTTCACCTCGCCCACCAGCCGGCCGCCGTGCGATACTGCGCTACGGACCGTGTGTGGCGGCGGGGTGGGTCGATGGGCGACGGTGGCGACAGCCTTGAGGCGGCGTGGGAGGCCTACAGCGCCCGCGACTGGGTGACCGCCCGGGATACGTTCACCGCCGCGCAGGAGAAGTCGGCCCTGTCGGCAGACGACCTCGCCGCGGTGGCGAACTGCTCGTGGTGGCTCGGTGACCTCGACGAGGCGTTGCGGGTCCTGCAGGAGGCCCACCGCCGCTACCTCGACGACCGGCGACCAGGGCCGGCGGCGCTCATGGCGATGGAGATCGGCTACACGTTGTCCTTGCGCCGTGAGGAGGCGCAGGCGACTGGCTGGATGAGCCGGGCGGCGCGCCTCCTGGCCGACCACCGCGACAGCGTCGAACAGGGCTACCTTGACTACGTCACCGGTTTCGAGTCCGCTTTCCACGGCGGCGACCTCGACGCGGCGCTCGTGGCGGCCCGGCGGGTGCAGGCGTCGGGACAGCGGTTCGGCGACCCGACGCTCGTGGCCGTCGGCGTTCTCGGGCAGGGTCGGGTGCTCATCAGGCAGGGCCGCGTCGGCGAGGGCATGACCTTGCTCGACGAGGCGATGGTGGCCGCGGTCTCCGACGACCTCGACCCCGGCTGGGCCGGCAACATCTACTGCCATCTCATGGTCGTGTGCGAGGAGATCGCCGACCTGCGCCGGGCGGGGGAGTGGACGGAGGTCACCGCTCGCTGGTGCGAGCAGATGCCGGGGGCGGGGCCCTTCATGGGCATCTGCCGCGTCCACCGTGCACACGTGCTGCAGGTACGCGGCGCGTGGCGCGAGGCCGAGCGGGAGGTGAGATTGGTCTGCGAGGAGCTCCCCCACTTCGACGTCGGCATCGTCGCCGAGGCGCACTACCAGCTCGGCGAGCTGCGGCGCCAACGAGGCGACCTCGCCGGCGCGGAGGCGGAGTTCCGCACGGGCCACCGCCTCGGGCGGGACCCGCAACCAGGGCTGGCTTTGGTGCGGCTGGCTCAGGGCCACACCGAGGCGGCGGCGACGTCCATCGCCGCGCGGCTCGCCACTGCCGGCGAGGATGTCCTCGTGCGGGCCCGTCTGCTGCCCGCGGCCGTGGAGATCGCGGTCGCCGCCGGTGACGTCGAACGCGCGCGCACGGCCGCCGACGAGCTGGGGCGCATCGCCGCCATCTACGCCACGGCCGGGTTCGCCACCCAGGCGGCGCACGCCTGCGGGCTGGTGCTGCTCGCCGCGGGCGACGCCGAGGCGGCACTGCCGAGGCTGCGGGAGGCGCTGCACAACTGGCAGCAACTCGGCGCCCCCTACGAGGCTGCCCGGGTACGGGTGCTGCTCGCCGGCGGGTACGACGCTCTGGGGGACCGGGAGAGCGCGACGGCCGAGCGCAACGCCGCCAGGGACACCGTCGCCCGCCTCGGTGCCGCCTGGCCGGCCAGCCCCCTGCCTGACCCGGCGCCCGCCCGGGCCGGTGCGCTGACGCCGCGGGAGGCCGAGGTCCTGGGGCTTGCGGCGTCGGGCAAGACCAACCAGCAGATCGCCGCCGAGCTCGTGCTGAGCATCCGCACCGTGGAGCGGCACCTCGCCACGGTCTACGAGAAGCTGGGCGTGCACGGGCGCAGCGCGCGCGCCGCAGCGGTCAGCCACGCGCTGCGCCAGGGCATCATCCCCTGACGATCTGGGCGGCAACACCCACGCAGCCACCGGCGGTTCTACGTAGTCGGGTTGCGTGCCAGCACGCAGGTCGCGCGCCCGTTCCCGCCGTACCGTGCGGGGCAGTCGCGGTTCGCCGGTCGCTCCGGCCTCCGGCGGTCCGCGACAGTCCAGCCGGAAGCGAGGAGCCGCCATGAGCAGTCCGCCCACCGTCAGCACCGGGGTGACCCGAATCGGCCGGCCGAAGGCGATCGCGACGCTGGTCGTCGCCTTCAGCGCGGACCCCGTGATCCGCTGGGTGTACCCACACACCGACCGCTACCTCGTCCACTTCCCCGAGCTGATCGGGCGTATGGGAGCCCCCGCCTTCAAGGCCGGTACGGCCGACGGGATCGGCGACGACGCCGGCGCGGCGCTGTGGGTGCCGCCGGGCCAACAGACGGACTCCGACGGCCTCGTCGCGCTGGCTCAGCGCAGCATCGACCCCGAGCGCCTCGATGCGGTGTTCGCGCTTCTCGCCCAGGTCGAGGAGCACCACCCGGCCGACCCGCACTGGTATCTGCCGTTCATCGGCGTGGACCCCCGCTGTCAGGGCCAGGGTCACGGTTCGGCGCTGATGCGGCAGGGGCTGTCGCGCTGCGCCCGTGACGGGCTGCCCGCCTACCTTGAGGCCAGCAGTGCGCGCAACCGCTCGCTGTACGAGCGGCACGGGTTCGAAGTCATCGCCGAGATCCAGGTGGCGGACTCCCCGCCGCTATGGCCGATGCTGCGCCCGGCGCCGTGAAGGGCCGACACCTCCGCACGACGGGAAACCCGAAAGCCAGAGGAGCCACACCAATGACCGTCCAAGACACCGTGACCGCACAGGACCCGCGGGAGCCGGAGCTCACGCCGGCGCAGGCCTACGAGCAGTACTTTGGCCCGGCGATCTTCCAGCCGCTGTCGCGGGTCGTCGTGGACCTCGCCGCGCCACGCCCCGGCGAGTGTGTACTCGACCTGGCCTGCGGCACCGGCATTGTCGCGCGTCGGGTGGCGCCGCTGGTGGGCGGTGCCGGCCGGGTGGTCGGCGTGGACGTCAGTCCCGCGATGCTCGCGGTCGCCCGGGCGCAACCGGCGCCGGAGGGGGCATCGATCGAGTGGCGCGAGGGTGACGGGACCGCGCTCGACCTCCCCGACGGCACGTTCGACGTCGTGCTGTGCCAGCAGGGGCTGCAGTTCTTCCCCGACCGGCCGGCGGGCGTGCGCGAGATTCGACGGGCCCTCGTCGACGGGGGTCGTGCCGTGGTGGCCGTGTGGCAGGGGCTCGACCCCCACCCGCTGTATGCGGCGCTGGCCGAGGCCGAGCTGCCGCACCTCAGGGCGCTTGGCACGGCGGTGACCGCCGCGGATCTGACGGCGCCGTTCTCCCTCGGCGACGGCGACGAGCTGCGGAACCTCTTCGCGGAGGCCGGCTTCAGCGACGTCGACGTCGTTTCCCGGTCGATCGAGGCGCGGTACGCCACGCCCGACCGGTTCGTCGAGCGCCTGGAGTTCGCCTACGCCGCGGTTGTGCCCCAGTTCGCCGAGGACCCGGAGGCGTTCGCCGCCTACCTGGAGGCGATCAGCCGGGAGACGCGGGAGACGGTCGAGCGCTACCGCCAAGGCGACTGGATCGTCGTGCCGATGCACACCCACATCGCGATCGCTCGATCCTGAAGACCGGCCAGTCCTGGACGTACTATTCCCGCTCGCGGTCGGACTCGAAGTGGCCGTTCTCTCCGCCATCCTCGCCCACCCGGGGGGACGTGGATCCCCGTCGGCGCCCTCGCTGGGTGCGGTGAAGATCGTCGCGTGCGTCAGCATACGAACCAGGCAGGCCACCGCGCTCGATGCCTGCGGGGAGGGACGCAACGCCGCGCCCGGCGGGGGCACCGCGCCCGTGCTCCTGCGCCTCGCCGCGGCACGGGGCCGCTGGCTGATCCCCCGGCCGGTGCGACTCCCGCGACGCACCGACATGTCGGCGGGGAACATCCGCGCTGCGCAGGTGCGCCCCCCGCCCGCTCGTAGCTGCGGTCCAGGAGATCCCGAAGACCGGCTAGCTCTTCGGGAGTCTCGAACATCGGCGTCTCCGGGTTCCTGAACGGT includes:
- a CDS encoding ribbon-helix-helix protein, CopG family encodes the protein MAMTLRLDEQDAEALRRRAAREGRSMQEVARQAVREYIERTSRRELLDEVLDEQLPRYAEALERLGR
- a CDS encoding histidine kinase: MGSGREAATGLGVILVWLVVTHLADPTETGEVVAGYGFFLFSAALGASIRFHANTRARDIEQAKLRERNALARELHDAVGHHVSAIAIQAQAGRSVAATQPDRAVAALATIQEAASRTLAEMRALVGVLRDGAEPDLAPPAGAVEIARLARGDAAGPRVDVQLPDDLGDLSPSVGVALYRLAQESVTNALRHARAASLVIVRVTDEGEQVRLTIRDDGALTTPAPAGFGIVGMTERVTLLGGSLRAGPGRGGGWTVDAVLPKRGVPS
- a CDS encoding response regulator transcription factor codes for the protein MEAGARGFLLKDAGPDLLTQAILAAADGGALIAPSITARLLAAFADAARQPPPQPLEPLTAREEEVLLTVARGWTNHEIADELQISVSTVKTHLAALMRKLRARNRSKSPCGHTRPAAWKG
- a CDS encoding LuxR C-terminal-related transcriptional regulator, whose protein sequence is MGDGGDSLEAAWEAYSARDWVTARDTFTAAQEKSALSADDLAAVANCSWWLGDLDEALRVLQEAHRRYLDDRRPGPAALMAMEIGYTLSLRREEAQATGWMSRAARLLADHRDSVEQGYLDYVTGFESAFHGGDLDAALVAARRVQASGQRFGDPTLVAVGVLGQGRVLIRQGRVGEGMTLLDEAMVAAVSDDLDPGWAGNIYCHLMVVCEEIADLRRAGEWTEVTARWCEQMPGAGPFMGICRVHRAHVLQVRGAWREAEREVRLVCEELPHFDVGIVAEAHYQLGELRRQRGDLAGAEAEFRTGHRLGRDPQPGLALVRLAQGHTEAAATSIAARLATAGEDVLVRARLLPAAVEIAVAAGDVERARTAADELGRIAAIYATAGFATQAAHACGLVLLAAGDAEAALPRLREALHNWQQLGAPYEAARVRVLLAGGYDALGDRESATAERNAARDTVARLGAAWPASPLPDPAPARAGALTPREAEVLGLAASGKTNQQIAAELVLSIRTVERHLATVYEKLGVHGRSARAAAVSHALRQGIIP
- a CDS encoding N-acetyltransferase; protein product: MSSPPTVSTGVTRIGRPKAIATLVVAFSADPVIRWVYPHTDRYLVHFPELIGRMGAPAFKAGTADGIGDDAGAALWVPPGQQTDSDGLVALAQRSIDPERLDAVFALLAQVEEHHPADPHWYLPFIGVDPRCQGQGHGSALMRQGLSRCARDGLPAYLEASSARNRSLYERHGFEVIAEIQVADSPPLWPMLRPAP
- a CDS encoding methyltransferase domain-containing protein, with the protein product MTVQDTVTAQDPREPELTPAQAYEQYFGPAIFQPLSRVVVDLAAPRPGECVLDLACGTGIVARRVAPLVGGAGRVVGVDVSPAMLAVARAQPAPEGASIEWREGDGTALDLPDGTFDVVLCQQGLQFFPDRPAGVREIRRALVDGGRAVVAVWQGLDPHPLYAALAEAELPHLRALGTAVTAADLTAPFSLGDGDELRNLFAEAGFSDVDVVSRSIEARYATPDRFVERLEFAYAAVVPQFAEDPEAFAAYLEAISRETRETVERYRQGDWIVVPMHTHIAIARS